The following are from one region of the Rhizobacter sp. AJA081-3 genome:
- a CDS encoding CoxG family protein has protein sequence MELKGERLIPASVDTTWAALNNPEILKACITGCESLERTGDDAFQAMVAVRVGPVSAKFKGNLKMTDVKAPNSYTINFDGQGGVAGFGKGSADVSLAAEGNSTKLSYVARAQVGGKMAQVGSRLIDAAAGKIAEDFFTAFEAALAPAEGAVVAAPAPAPAAAGSKMLWWIVGAVVVLAAIWFLKR, from the coding sequence ATGGAACTCAAAGGCGAACGTCTCATCCCGGCCTCGGTCGACACCACCTGGGCCGCGCTCAACAACCCGGAGATCCTCAAGGCCTGCATCACCGGCTGCGAATCGCTGGAGCGCACCGGCGACGATGCCTTCCAGGCGATGGTCGCCGTGCGAGTCGGCCCCGTCAGCGCCAAGTTCAAGGGCAACCTGAAGATGACCGACGTGAAGGCGCCGAACAGCTACACGATCAACTTCGACGGGCAGGGCGGCGTGGCCGGTTTCGGCAAGGGCTCGGCCGACGTCTCGCTGGCCGCCGAAGGCAACAGCACCAAGCTGAGCTACGTGGCGCGCGCGCAGGTCGGCGGCAAGATGGCGCAGGTGGGCTCGCGCCTCATCGACGCCGCCGCCGGAAAGATCGCCGAGGACTTCTTCACCGCCTTCGAAGCCGCGCTCGCGCCGGCCGAAGGCGCGGTGGTGGCAGCCCCGGCACCCGCGCCGGCGGCGGCCGGCAGCAAGATGCTGTGGTGGATCGTGGGCGCCGTCGTCGTGCTGGCGGCGATCTGGTTCCTCAAGCGATAG
- a CDS encoding phage tail protein, whose protein sequence is MKSLVDEGERRPLAGRNFRVEIDEGNGRRIEVGCSEVVFPALSAADDPFEPRAPEPLLLRRAATGGEEFHAWWDKARSGRAPARRTVTITLLGDDLASEPMRWRFRNARPVSLHYSPLNAMGSALLIETIALAFDGVEIA, encoded by the coding sequence GTGAAGTCTCTCGTGGACGAGGGCGAGCGCCGGCCCCTCGCGGGCCGCAACTTCCGCGTCGAGATCGACGAGGGCAACGGACGGCGCATCGAGGTCGGCTGCTCGGAGGTGGTGTTCCCGGCGCTGAGCGCTGCGGACGATCCGTTCGAGCCCCGTGCCCCCGAGCCCCTGCTGCTGCGCCGCGCCGCCACCGGAGGCGAGGAGTTCCATGCCTGGTGGGACAAGGCACGCAGCGGTCGCGCGCCGGCGCGCCGCACGGTCACCATCACGCTGCTCGGCGACGACCTCGCCAGCGAGCCGATGCGCTGGCGCTTCCGCAACGCGCGGCCGGTGTCGCTGCACTACTCGCCGCTGAATGCGATGGGCAGCGCGCTCTTGATCGAGACGATCGCGCTCGCCTTCGACGGCGTCGAGATCGCTTAG
- a CDS encoding MoxR family ATPase has protein sequence MTLPELRLPDSVDAVIALLATENYICDRRLATALFLALKLRRPLFLEGEPGVGKTELAKSLSTALGTLMLRVQCYEGLDVAQTAYEWNVARQMVEIRLAEAAHSITDAADRDRLAHSLYSRAMLIERPLLQALTQSRSPVLLIDELDRADEPFDAFLLEVLAENQITIPELGAIKADAPPITIITSNRTREIHDALKRRCLYHWVEFPDVERELDIVRRKAPGASERLYRQVVEFVQRMRSLDLFKAPGVAETIDWTNALVALNAMRLDPATVHDTLGVLLKYQDDIARMGGGDTAKILDELKARALLD, from the coding sequence ATGACGCTTCCAGAACTGCGCCTGCCCGACTCCGTCGACGCGGTGATCGCGCTGCTCGCCACCGAGAACTACATCTGCGACCGGCGCCTGGCCACCGCACTGTTCCTCGCGCTGAAGCTGCGCCGGCCGCTGTTCCTCGAGGGCGAGCCAGGCGTGGGTAAGACCGAGCTGGCCAAGTCGCTGTCGACGGCGCTGGGCACACTGATGCTGCGCGTGCAGTGTTACGAGGGGCTGGACGTCGCGCAGACCGCCTACGAATGGAACGTGGCGCGCCAGATGGTCGAGATCCGCCTGGCCGAAGCGGCGCACTCGATCACCGACGCGGCCGACCGCGACCGCCTCGCGCACAGCCTGTACTCGCGCGCCATGCTGATCGAGCGGCCGCTGCTGCAGGCGCTGACGCAGTCGCGTTCGCCGGTGCTGCTGATCGACGAACTCGACCGCGCCGACGAGCCCTTCGATGCCTTCCTGCTCGAGGTGCTGGCGGAGAACCAGATCACCATTCCCGAGCTGGGCGCGATCAAGGCCGATGCGCCGCCGATCACCATCATCACCAGCAACCGCACGCGCGAGATCCACGACGCGCTGAAGCGGCGCTGTCTGTACCACTGGGTCGAGTTCCCGGACGTCGAGCGCGAGCTCGACATCGTGCGCCGCAAGGCGCCGGGAGCTTCCGAACGCCTGTACCGGCAGGTGGTGGAGTTTGTGCAGCGCATGCGTTCGCTCGATCTCTTCAAGGCCCCGGGGGTGGCGGAGACGATCGACTGGACGAATGCGCTGGTCGCTCTGAATGCGATGCGGCTGGATCCGGCGACGGTGCACGACACGCTGGGGGTGCTGCTCAAGTACCAGGACGACATCGCTCGCATGGGCGGTGGGGATACGGCGAAGATCCTCGACGAATTGAAGGCGCGAGCCTTGCTCGATTGA
- a CDS encoding VWA domain-containing protein, producing MKMLADNIVHFSRILRDTGMAVGPDRVLAAIAAVEAVGLERREDIRAALSAVMLERHEQQTVFDAAFDAFFRDPKLLEQMMYLLLPKIQGRGEKQLPPRANRLAEALAPPTPERKPNPANETAKEEIQFETEFSFSERERLAQADFESMTTAEYELAKKLAERAPLPVQPVRRRRHEAGTRGTLDLRRTLQGMARQPHTLAPAFTHPRTELPPIVVLLDISGSMDRYSRLFLHYVHGLTRRHLKVHTFTFGTRLTNITRCLRHRDPDVALKMADTQVHDWKGGTRIASSLDEFNRRWARRVLGANAAVLLVTDGLERDEGGLLAGAAAQLHRMAHEVVWLNPLLRFDGFEPRAEGIRTLLAHVDRFLPVHNLASLADLAGALQRPALQPSSLLH from the coding sequence ATGAAGATGTTGGCAGACAACATCGTCCATTTCTCGCGCATCCTGCGCGACACCGGCATGGCCGTCGGCCCCGACCGCGTGCTCGCCGCCATCGCGGCAGTCGAAGCCGTTGGCCTCGAACGCAGAGAAGACATCCGCGCCGCACTCAGCGCCGTGATGCTCGAGCGCCACGAGCAGCAAACGGTGTTCGACGCCGCCTTCGACGCCTTCTTCCGCGACCCCAAGCTGCTCGAGCAGATGATGTATCTGTTGCTGCCCAAGATCCAGGGCCGCGGCGAGAAGCAATTGCCGCCGCGTGCGAACCGCCTGGCCGAAGCGCTCGCGCCGCCGACGCCGGAGCGAAAGCCCAACCCGGCCAACGAGACGGCGAAGGAAGAGATCCAGTTCGAGACCGAGTTCAGCTTCTCCGAGCGCGAGCGCCTGGCGCAGGCCGACTTCGAGAGCATGACCACGGCCGAGTACGAACTGGCCAAGAAGCTCGCCGAGCGCGCGCCGCTGCCGGTGCAGCCGGTGCGGCGCCGTCGCCACGAGGCCGGCACGCGCGGCACGCTGGACCTGCGCCGCACGCTGCAGGGCATGGCGCGCCAGCCGCACACGCTGGCACCGGCCTTCACCCACCCGCGCACCGAGCTGCCGCCGATCGTCGTGCTGCTCGACATCTCCGGCTCGATGGACCGCTACTCGCGCCTGTTCCTGCACTACGTGCACGGACTGACGCGCCGGCATCTGAAGGTGCATACCTTCACCTTCGGCACGCGGCTCACCAACATCACGCGCTGCCTGCGCCACCGCGACCCCGACGTCGCGCTGAAGATGGCCGACACGCAGGTGCACGACTGGAAGGGCGGCACGCGCATCGCGTCGAGCCTGGACGAGTTCAATCGCCGCTGGGCGCGCCGCGTGCTCGGCGCCAACGCCGCCGTGCTGCTGGTCACCGACGGCCTGGAACGCGACGAAGGCGGCCTGCTCGCCGGCGCGGCCGCACAATTGCACCGCATGGCGCACGAGGTCGTGTGGCTGAACCCGCTGCTGCGCTTCGACGGCTTCGAGCCGCGCGCCGAGGGCATCCGCACGCTGCTCGCCCATGTCGACCGTTTCCTGCCGGTGCACAACCTCGCCAGCCTGGCGGATCTCGCCGGCGCCTTGCAGCGCCCGGCCCTCCAACCCTCTTCATTGCTTCACTGA
- a CDS encoding phage tail protein: MAILRDRPYPPFNFLVDLGDGNTEGPDAGFLEVGAIGMETAVIEYRNGNSRENQVIKLTGLTKVNDVTFKRGVIGSLRLYQWLDQIRNGDQNALRTVTVQLMNEDHTAVVQTWKLLRARIVKHTSGPFNAKANEVAIEEMVLAYERLEME, encoded by the coding sequence ATGGCCATCCTGCGCGACCGCCCCTACCCCCCGTTCAACTTCCTCGTCGACCTCGGCGATGGCAACACCGAGGGGCCGGACGCCGGCTTCCTGGAGGTCGGTGCCATCGGCATGGAGACCGCGGTGATCGAGTACCGCAACGGCAACTCCAGAGAGAACCAGGTGATCAAGCTCACCGGCCTGACCAAGGTGAACGACGTCACGTTCAAGCGCGGCGTGATCGGTTCGCTGCGCCTGTACCAGTGGCTCGACCAGATCCGCAACGGTGACCAGAACGCGCTGCGCACGGTGACCGTGCAGCTGATGAACGAGGACCACACGGCCGTCGTGCAGACCTGGAAGCTGCTGCGCGCGCGCATCGTCAAGCACACCAGCGGGCCCTTCAACGCCAAGGCGAACGAGGTGGCCATCGAGGAGATGGTGCTCGCGTACGAGCGGCTGGAGATGGAGTGA
- a CDS encoding FAD-dependent monooxygenase, which translates to MQFHLNGFKPGDPDVLPAAAGHRRAGDPLPDTVDVLIAGSGPAGLCLAAQLARVPQIRTLLAEPKLGPMEKGQADGISVRSMEMFQAFGFGEKVMRESVWINETTFWAPGEDASPARVARVQDVPDGISEMPHVLINQARVHDMFLDIMRHSPSRLEPDYGLKVLDLSIDPAAAEYPVTVTLEHTAPGREGQTATLRANYVIGCDGARSNVRAAIGGALHGDAAHHAWGVMDVLAVTDFPDWRMKSFVRSQDEGILMVLPREGGHLVRLYVELDRLGENERVSERGMGAQDIIAKAQRIFRPFELDVKEVVWWSIYEIGHRLTDKFDDVPADQVAHRAPHVMLAGDACHTHSPKAGQGMNVSMGDTFNLGWKLISVLTGRAEPALLHSYSGERRAAAKGLVEFDHKWARVVGAKAEQDLADSATDGLPRVAREFVNNLPFTCGLTIQYERSALTGAPTHQHLATGFDIGKRFHSAPVVRLADAKPMHLGHCIEAGARFHLFLFAPAGDDGSPGGTVATLCDWLEHDQASPLRRHTAPGEDVDAVIDTRAVFQQGFRALDYGAMPTLLRPHVGRHGLCDFEKVFCADLKRGEDIFAMRGIDRAAGCMVVVRPDQYVGHILPLQARDELAAYFAAILRVRG; encoded by the coding sequence ATGCAATTCCACCTCAACGGCTTCAAGCCCGGCGATCCAGATGTGCTGCCGGCCGCCGCGGGCCATCGCCGCGCGGGCGACCCCTTGCCGGACACGGTGGACGTGCTGATCGCAGGCTCGGGCCCGGCCGGCCTGTGCCTGGCCGCCCAGCTCGCACGCGTCCCGCAGATCCGCACCCTGCTCGCCGAGCCGAAGCTGGGGCCGATGGAGAAGGGCCAGGCCGACGGCATCAGCGTGCGCTCCATGGAGATGTTCCAGGCCTTCGGCTTCGGCGAGAAGGTCATGCGCGAGTCGGTGTGGATCAACGAGACCACCTTCTGGGCGCCTGGTGAGGATGCATCCCCGGCTCGCGTCGCCCGCGTGCAGGACGTGCCCGATGGCATCTCCGAGATGCCCCATGTGCTGATCAACCAGGCGCGGGTGCACGACATGTTCCTCGACATCATGCGCCACTCGCCCAGCCGGCTGGAGCCCGACTACGGCCTCAAGGTGCTCGACCTGAGCATCGACCCCGCCGCCGCCGAGTACCCCGTCACCGTCACGCTGGAGCACACCGCGCCGGGCCGCGAGGGGCAGACCGCGACGCTGCGCGCCAACTACGTCATCGGCTGCGACGGCGCCCGCTCGAACGTGCGCGCAGCCATCGGCGGGGCGCTGCACGGCGACGCGGCGCATCATGCCTGGGGCGTGATGGACGTGCTGGCCGTCACCGACTTCCCCGACTGGCGCATGAAGTCCTTCGTGCGCTCGCAAGACGAGGGCATCCTGATGGTGCTGCCGCGCGAGGGCGGGCACCTGGTGCGCCTGTACGTCGAGCTCGACCGCCTTGGCGAGAACGAGCGCGTCTCGGAGCGCGGCATGGGCGCGCAGGACATCATCGCCAAGGCGCAGCGCATCTTCCGGCCGTTCGAGCTGGACGTGAAGGAGGTGGTCTGGTGGTCGATCTACGAGATCGGCCATCGGCTGACCGACAAGTTCGACGACGTGCCGGCGGACCAGGTGGCCCACCGCGCGCCGCACGTGATGCTGGCCGGTGACGCCTGCCACACCCACAGCCCGAAGGCCGGGCAGGGCATGAACGTGTCGATGGGCGACACCTTCAACCTCGGCTGGAAGCTGATCTCGGTGCTGACCGGCCGCGCCGAGCCGGCCCTGCTGCACAGCTACTCGGGCGAACGGCGCGCCGCGGCGAAGGGCCTGGTGGAGTTCGACCACAAGTGGGCGCGCGTCGTCGGCGCCAAGGCCGAGCAGGATCTCGCGGACAGCGCCACCGACGGCCTGCCGCGCGTGGCGCGCGAGTTCGTCAACAACCTGCCTTTCACCTGCGGCCTGACCATCCAGTACGAACGCAGCGCGTTGACCGGCGCGCCCACGCACCAGCACCTGGCCACGGGATTCGACATCGGCAAGCGCTTCCATTCCGCCCCCGTCGTGCGGCTGGCCGACGCCAAGCCCATGCACCTGGGCCACTGCATCGAGGCCGGCGCACGCTTCCACCTGTTCCTCTTCGCCCCTGCGGGTGATGACGGCAGCCCGGGCGGCACGGTCGCCACGCTGTGCGACTGGCTCGAGCATGACCAGGCTTCGCCACTGCGCCGGCACACCGCACCCGGCGAAGATGTGGATGCCGTGATCGACACCCGGGCGGTGTTCCAGCAGGGCTTCCGCGCGCTCGACTACGGTGCCATGCCCACGCTGCTGCGTCCGCACGTGGGCCGCCACGGGCTGTGCGACTTCGAGAAGGTGTTCTGCGCCGACCTGAAGCGTGGCGAGGACATCTTCGCGATGCGTGGCATCGACCGGGCCGCCGGCTGCATGGTCGTCGTGCGCCCGGATCAGTACGTCGGCCACATCCTGCCGCTGCAGGCGCGCGACGAGCTGGCCGCGTACTTCGCCGCCATCCTGCGCGTGCGCGGCTGA
- a CDS encoding XdhC family protein yields MDSLDLQVLQQARDWRADGQPVWLVTVIETWGSAPRPPGALLAMRGDGLVVGSVSGGCVEDDLIDRVRQGERVGKPSLINYGVSKEEAARFGLPCGGNLRLVQEPLTDTAWVDEVLTRTSRHELVARKLDLNTGLVSIEPAARGEAFQFDGTQLRALFGPRWRLLIIGAGQLSRTVAQMALALDFEVICCDPREEYHLTWDIPNTIFSKAMPDDLVLELQLDPHSAVIAVTHDPKLDDMVLLEALKSPAFYVGALGSRGNTAKRKERLALFDLSPAEIDRLHGPIGLDLGSKTPAEIAVSIVAEIVAVKNGVALMQKKEGSALPESSGVCARS; encoded by the coding sequence ATGGACAGTCTGGACCTTCAGGTGCTGCAGCAGGCGCGCGACTGGCGCGCCGACGGCCAGCCGGTGTGGCTGGTCACCGTCATCGAGACCTGGGGGTCGGCCCCGCGCCCGCCCGGCGCGCTGCTGGCCATGCGCGGCGACGGCCTGGTGGTCGGCTCGGTCTCCGGCGGCTGCGTCGAGGATGACCTGATCGATCGCGTGCGCCAGGGCGAGCGCGTCGGCAAGCCCTCGCTGATCAACTACGGCGTGAGCAAGGAAGAGGCGGCGCGTTTCGGCCTTCCCTGCGGCGGCAACCTGCGCCTGGTGCAGGAACCGCTGACCGACACCGCCTGGGTCGACGAGGTGCTCACGCGTACCTCACGCCACGAGCTGGTGGCACGCAAACTCGACTTGAACACCGGCCTGGTAAGCATCGAGCCCGCCGCGCGCGGCGAGGCCTTCCAGTTCGACGGCACGCAACTGCGCGCGCTGTTCGGCCCGCGCTGGCGGTTGCTCATCATCGGCGCCGGCCAGCTCTCGCGCACCGTCGCGCAGATGGCGCTGGCGCTGGACTTCGAGGTGATCTGCTGCGATCCGCGCGAGGAGTACCACCTCACCTGGGACATCCCGAACACGATCTTCAGCAAGGCGATGCCCGACGACCTGGTGCTGGAGCTGCAGCTCGACCCGCACAGCGCGGTGATCGCCGTCACCCACGACCCCAAGCTCGACGACATGGTGCTGCTCGAGGCCCTGAAGTCGCCGGCCTTCTACGTCGGCGCGCTCGGTTCGCGCGGCAACACCGCCAAGCGCAAGGAGCGGCTCGCGCTGTTCGACCTGTCACCGGCCGAGATCGACCGCCTGCACGGCCCGATCGGGCTGGACCTGGGCAGCAAGACGCCGGCCGAGATCGCCGTGTCCATCGTCGCCGAGATCGTCGCGGTGAAGAACGGCGTGGCGCTGATGCAGAAGAAGGAAGGCTCGGCGCTGCCGGAGTCGTCGGGGGTGTGCGCGCGCTCCTGA
- a CDS encoding MarR family winged helix-turn-helix transcriptional regulator — MDRIEMAGHLIRRLHQQSTQVFQAQTQAAGFDLTSVQFAALDAIALQPGIDQASLATTISFDRATIGGVIDRLESKGLVQRVVSAQDRRARLLHLTPEGERLLAAIRPVVEALQAEILAPLSRAERAAFVALAHKALGLAR; from the coding sequence ATGGACAGGATCGAAATGGCCGGGCACCTGATCCGTCGGCTGCATCAGCAGTCCACGCAGGTCTTTCAGGCGCAGACGCAGGCCGCGGGTTTCGACCTGACCTCGGTGCAGTTCGCCGCGCTCGACGCGATCGCACTGCAACCCGGCATCGACCAGGCCAGCCTGGCCACGACCATCAGCTTCGACCGTGCCACGATCGGCGGTGTGATCGACCGCCTGGAGAGCAAGGGCCTGGTGCAGCGCGTGGTCAGCGCGCAGGATCGCCGGGCGCGCCTGCTGCACCTCACGCCCGAGGGCGAACGACTGCTGGCCGCCATCCGGCCGGTGGTGGAAGCCTTGCAGGCGGAGATCCTGGCGCCGCTGTCACGCGCGGAGCGCGCCGCCTTCGTGGCGTTGGCGCACAAGGCGCTGGGCCTGGCGCGTTGA
- a CDS encoding quinoprotein dehydrogenase-associated SoxYZ-like carrier, translating into MLDRRHALTLLALLPWRGTARADGTGGDPFRSLQWPDLKREFFGSAQVVFDERVQVRAPAFAEDPMNVPVSVAALGLPDIERIVVFVDRNPIRKVLEYQPLAALASVGLRFKLEQASPVRAAARTKDGVWHVGGAWVDSSGGGCTVAGATRKDGSWSQTLGQVSGKLFPSSPMPEANGVSGASRLRVRVMHPMDTGLVGGIPAFYVNKLSVRDGQGRELLRLATFEPVSENPVFSFDFPGRVAGGLRLVGTDNNGNRIDSRIE; encoded by the coding sequence ATGCTGGACCGCCGTCATGCCCTGACACTGCTCGCGCTCTTGCCGTGGCGGGGCACTGCGCGCGCCGACGGCACCGGCGGTGACCCGTTTCGCTCGCTGCAGTGGCCCGACCTGAAGCGCGAGTTCTTCGGCAGCGCGCAGGTGGTGTTCGACGAGCGCGTGCAGGTGCGCGCCCCGGCCTTCGCCGAGGACCCGATGAACGTGCCGGTGAGCGTGGCGGCGCTGGGCCTGCCCGACATCGAGCGCATCGTCGTCTTCGTCGACCGCAACCCGATCCGCAAGGTGCTCGAGTACCAGCCGCTGGCCGCGCTGGCCAGCGTCGGCCTGCGTTTCAAGCTCGAGCAGGCGAGCCCGGTGCGCGCCGCTGCACGCACGAAGGATGGCGTGTGGCATGTCGGCGGCGCCTGGGTCGATTCGTCCGGCGGCGGCTGCACCGTGGCCGGAGCGACGCGCAAGGACGGCAGCTGGTCGCAGACGCTCGGCCAGGTCAGCGGCAAGCTGTTCCCGAGCAGCCCGATGCCCGAGGCCAACGGAGTTTCCGGCGCCTCGCGGCTGCGCGTGCGCGTCATGCACCCGATGGACACCGGCCTGGTCGGCGGCATCCCGGCCTTCTATGTCAACAAGCTCAGCGTGCGCGACGGGCAAGGCCGCGAGCTGCTGCGCCTGGCGACCTTCGAGCCGGTGAGCGAGAACCCGGTGTTCAGCTTCGATTTCCCCGGCCGCGTGGCCGGCGGTCTGCGCCTGGTGGGCACCGACAACAACGGCAACCGCATCGACAGCCGCATCGAATGA
- a CDS encoding quinoprotein relay system zinc metallohydrolase 1: MKRLVAIALLAAGSAFSQTASKVDLARLDYGLAARALAPGVWVVEGANADFSPANGCNIINTGFIATGAGVVVINTGPSKRYGEQLRALIERTVREPIVQVIHLNLHPDYFLGNQAFADVPRLATDSTRAGMAREAKAYEDNLYRLCGDWMKGTEALLPTGTAMLGPLRLGGREMELREYRGHTDSDLVLIDKASGVVFAGGLVFAQRIPTTPHAQVGAWLGSLESFSALPLKTLVPSHGPVRADASAIGQTQRYLQWLDRRFTQAAEQGVEMNELLRAEVPAEFRGWAAFGTEYTRNVAHLYPRYEQAVLGGGKPAVNRP, encoded by the coding sequence ATGAAGCGGCTCGTTGCCATCGCATTGCTGGCCGCAGGTTCAGCGTTCTCGCAGACCGCGTCGAAGGTCGACCTGGCGCGGCTGGACTACGGACTGGCGGCGCGGGCGCTGGCGCCGGGCGTGTGGGTGGTCGAGGGTGCCAACGCCGACTTCTCGCCGGCCAACGGCTGCAACATCATCAACACCGGCTTCATCGCCACCGGCGCCGGCGTGGTGGTGATCAACACCGGGCCGTCGAAGCGCTACGGCGAGCAGCTGCGCGCGCTGATCGAGCGCACCGTTCGCGAGCCGATCGTGCAGGTGATCCACCTCAACCTGCACCCCGACTACTTCCTCGGCAACCAGGCCTTCGCCGACGTGCCGCGCCTGGCCACCGACAGCACACGCGCCGGCATGGCGCGCGAGGCCAAGGCCTACGAAGACAACCTGTACCGCCTGTGCGGCGACTGGATGAAGGGCACCGAAGCCCTGCTGCCCACCGGCACCGCCATGCTCGGGCCGCTGCGCTTGGGCGGCCGCGAGATGGAGCTGCGCGAGTACCGCGGCCACACCGACAGCGACCTGGTGCTGATCGACAAGGCCAGCGGCGTGGTGTTCGCCGGCGGCCTGGTGTTTGCCCAGCGCATCCCGACCACGCCGCATGCGCAGGTCGGCGCCTGGCTCGGCAGCCTGGAGTCGTTCTCCGCGCTGCCGCTGAAGACGCTGGTGCCCAGCCACGGCCCGGTGCGCGCCGACGCCAGCGCGATCGGGCAGACGCAGCGCTACCTGCAATGGCTGGACCGCCGCTTCACGCAGGCAGCGGAGCAGGGCGTGGAGATGAACGAGCTGCTGCGCGCCGAGGTGCCGGCGGAGTTCCGCGGCTGGGCGGCCTTCGGCACCGAGTACACGCGCAACGTGGCCCACCTGTACCCGCGCTACGAGCAGGCGGTGCTCGGCGGCGGCAAGCCCGCAGTGAACAGGCCCTAA
- a CDS encoding PQQ-dependent methanol/ethanol family dehydrogenase, which produces MRIKQLTVWVALALGTMSAQSAVTDKMIDDDAKTPGDVVSWGIGTQGQRYSPLKQINPSTIGKLVPAWSFSFGGEKQRGQESQPLIHDGVMYVTASYSRIFALDAKTGAKLWKYEHRLPEGIMPCCDVINRGAALYDNLVIFATLDAQLVALDAKTGDVVWKEKIDDYAAGYSASAAPLIAGGLLLTGVSGGEFGIVGRVEARDPKTGRMVWSRPTVEGHMGYTYDKDGNKKENGVSGNTGKSWPGDLWKTGGAATWLGGTYNAKTGLAYFGTGNPAPWNSHLRKGDNLFSCSTVAIDIKTGQIKWHYQNTPNDGWDFDGVNEFITYEDGGKVLGGKADRNGFFYVNDAATGQLVNAFPFVKKVTWATGIDLKTGRPNYVPENRPGDPTAGADPKKGNVVFAAPSFLGGKNQMPMAYSPDTKLFYVPANEWGMEIWNEPITYKKGAAYLGAGFTIKTLNDGAIGAMRAIDPKTGKIVWEAPNNAPLWGGVLTTGGNLVWWGTPEGYLQAADAKTGKIVWKFQTGSGVVAPPVTWEDKGEQYVAVVSGWGGAVPLWGGDVAKKVSFLEQGGSVWVFKLMK; this is translated from the coding sequence ATGCGAATCAAGCAACTGACCGTTTGGGTCGCGCTGGCGCTGGGCACGATGAGTGCCCAGTCGGCGGTGACCGACAAGATGATCGACGACGATGCCAAGACACCCGGCGACGTCGTCTCCTGGGGCATCGGCACGCAGGGGCAGCGCTACTCGCCGCTCAAGCAGATCAACCCGTCGACCATCGGCAAGCTGGTGCCGGCGTGGTCGTTCTCCTTCGGTGGCGAAAAGCAGCGCGGTCAGGAGTCGCAGCCGCTGATCCACGACGGCGTGATGTACGTCACCGCCTCCTACTCGCGCATCTTCGCGCTCGACGCCAAGACCGGCGCCAAGCTGTGGAAGTACGAGCACCGCCTGCCCGAAGGCATCATGCCCTGCTGCGACGTGATCAACCGCGGCGCCGCGCTGTACGACAACCTGGTCATCTTCGCCACGCTCGACGCGCAGCTCGTCGCGCTCGACGCGAAGACCGGCGACGTGGTCTGGAAGGAGAAGATCGACGACTACGCCGCGGGCTACTCCGCCTCGGCCGCGCCGCTGATCGCCGGCGGCCTGCTGCTGACCGGCGTGTCCGGCGGCGAGTTCGGCATCGTCGGCCGCGTCGAGGCGCGCGACCCGAAGACCGGCCGGATGGTCTGGTCGCGCCCGACCGTCGAAGGCCACATGGGCTACACCTACGACAAGGACGGCAACAAGAAGGAGAACGGCGTCTCCGGCAACACCGGCAAGAGCTGGCCCGGCGACCTGTGGAAGACCGGCGGCGCGGCCACCTGGCTGGGCGGCACCTACAACGCCAAGACCGGCCTGGCCTATTTCGGCACCGGCAACCCGGCGCCGTGGAACAGCCACCTGCGCAAGGGCGACAACCTGTTCTCCTGCTCCACCGTGGCCATCGACATCAAGACCGGCCAGATCAAGTGGCACTACCAGAACACGCCCAACGACGGCTGGGACTTCGACGGCGTGAACGAGTTCATCACCTATGAAGACGGCGGCAAGGTGCTCGGCGGCAAGGCCGACCGCAACGGCTTCTTCTACGTCAACGACGCCGCCACCGGCCAGCTCGTCAACGCCTTCCCGTTCGTCAAGAAGGTGACCTGGGCGACCGGCATCGACCTGAAGACCGGCCGGCCGAACTACGTGCCCGAGAACCGCCCGGGCGACCCGACCGCGGGCGCCGATCCGAAGAAGGGCAACGTGGTGTTCGCCGCGCCGTCCTTCCTCGGCGGCAAGAACCAGATGCCGATGGCCTACTCGCCCGACACGAAGCTGTTCTACGTGCCGGCCAACGAGTGGGGCATGGAGATCTGGAACGAGCCCATCACCTACAAGAAGGGTGCGGCCTACCTCGGTGCCGGCTTCACCATCAAGACGCTGAACGACGGTGCCATCGGCGCGATGCGCGCGATCGACCCGAAGACCGGCAAGATCGTCTGGGAAGCGCCGAACAACGCGCCGCTGTGGGGGGGTGTGCTGACCACCGGCGGCAACCTCGTCTGGTGGGGCACGCCGGAAGGCTACCTCCAGGCTGCCGACGCGAAGACCGGCAAGATCGTCTGGAAGTTCCAGACCGGCTCGGGCGTCGTGGCACCCCCGGTGACCTGGGAAGACAAGGGCGAGCAGTACGTCGCCGTGGTCTCGGGCTGGGGTGGTGCGGTGCCGCTGTGGGGCGGCGACGTGGCCAAGAAGGTCAGCTTCCTCGAGCAGGGCGGCTCGGTGTGGGTGTTCAAGCTGATGAAGTGA